One Bacillus sp. (in: firmicutes) DNA window includes the following coding sequences:
- a CDS encoding type III pantothenate kinase — protein MIFVFDVGNTNTVLGVFDGEVLKHHWRIETSRHKTEDEYGMIIKELFTHVGIKSTDISGIIISSVVPPIMFSLERMCEKYFHITPMIVGPGIKTGLNIKYDNPKEVGADRIVNAVAGIHQYGAPLIIVDFGTATTYCYIDEDKHYVGGAIAPGINISTEALYTKAAKLPRIEIAKPNGVVGKNTVHAMQAGILYGYVGQVEGIVRRMKEQAVAAPKVIATGGLAPLIAKESDAIDIVDPFLTLKGLQMIFARNQAGERSKLDV, from the coding sequence ATGATTTTTGTTTTTGATGTTGGAAATACAAATACAGTACTCGGTGTCTTTGATGGCGAAGTTTTAAAGCATCATTGGAGAATTGAAACAAGCCGACATAAAACGGAAGATGAGTATGGGATGATAATTAAGGAGTTATTTACCCATGTCGGAATTAAATCTACCGATATTAGCGGCATCATTATTTCCTCCGTTGTTCCGCCGATTATGTTTTCATTAGAAAGAATGTGTGAAAAATACTTTCATATTACCCCGATGATTGTAGGACCTGGTATTAAAACGGGATTAAATATCAAGTACGATAATCCGAAAGAGGTTGGTGCAGATCGGATTGTCAATGCGGTGGCAGGCATTCATCAATATGGGGCTCCGTTAATTATTGTTGATTTTGGTACCGCTACAACATATTGCTACATCGACGAGGACAAGCATTACGTGGGGGGGGCAATCGCGCCGGGAATTAATATTTCTACAGAGGCTTTATATACAAAGGCAGCTAAATTACCTCGTATTGAAATTGCTAAACCAAATGGAGTCGTTGGCAAAAATACAGTCCATGCAATGCAGGCAGGTATTTTGTATGGTTATGTTGGTCAGGTTGAGGGAATTGTAAGAAGGATGAAGGAACAAGCCGTCGCCGCGCCAAAGGTTATCGCAACAGGTGGATTGGCACCGCTTATTGCCAAGGAATCAGATGCCATTGATATCGTTGATCCATTTTTAACATTAAAGGGCTTGCAAATGATTTTTGCCCGTAACCAAGCCGGTGAAAGGAGTAAACTCGATGTCTGA